The stretch of DNA GGCGCGCCCGCATCGGTCGCCTCCTGCCCGACCCCGACGTGCCCCTGGACTTCACCGTCGAACCCAAGCTCGATGGCCTCAGCGTCGTCCTCACCTACCAGGACGGCCGTTTCACCCAAGGCGCCACCCGCGGCGACGGCCAGATCGGCGAAGACATCACCCCCAACCTCCGCACCCTCCGCGCCCTCCCCCCCCACATCCCCGTCGCCCCACTCCCAACTCCCAACTCCCAACTCCCAACTTATCTTGTTGTCCGCGGCGAAGCCTTCTTCCCCCTCGACAAATTCGACTCCTTCAACGCCGACCGCCTGGCCGCCGGTGAAGCCGCCTACATGAACCCGCGCAACGCCGCCGCCGGCTCCCTGCGCCAGCTCGATTCAGCCATCACCGCCCAACGGCCGTTAACCCTCTACGTCTATGATTTTGTCGCCTGGCAAGGGGGCCGCGTGCCCGATACCCAGTGGGAACGGCTGCAGCTGCTGCGCGCCTGGGGCTTCCCCGTCTCCCCCGACAGCCAATACTGCCCCGACCTGGCCGCCGTCGCCGCCGCCTACGAGCGCTGGGCCACCTATCGCAACACCATCAACTATGAAGTAGACGGCATCGTCGCCAAAATCAACAACCGCCCCCTGGCCGACAGCCTCGGCTTCGTCGGCAAAGACCCCCGCGGAGCCATCGCCCTCAAATTCCCCGCCCAGGAAAAAACCACCCGCCTGCTCGACGTGGTCGTCAGCGTTGGGCGCACCGGTATCCTGGCCCCGGCGGCCGTGTTGGAGCCGGTAGAGATTGGCGGCGTCATCGTGCGCAATGCCACCCTGCACAACTACGACGAAATCGCCCGCAAAGACATCCGCATCGGTGACTACGTGCTGGTCAAACGCGCCGGTGAAGTCATCCCCTACATCGTTGGCCCCGTCATAGACAGGCGCGATGGCACAGAGCGCATTGTGATGAAGCCCAGCCACTGCCCCGCCTGCGGCGAACCGGCCATACAGCCCCCCGGTGAAGTCGCCATCTACTGCGACAACCCCGCCTGCCCAGAACAGCTTGTGCGCCGTGTCGAATACTTCGTCAGCCGCGACGCTATGGACATCGAGAGCTTCGGCGGCCAAACGGCCGTCCTCCTCACCGAAAAGCGCCTCATCCACGACATCGCCGACATCTACTATTTAAATAAGGAAACACTGCTCGATCTGGAAGGCTTCAAAGACAAAAAAGTCGACAACCTGCTGGCCGGCGTCGAAGCCAGCAAAAGCCGCCCGCCAGAACGCCTGCTGGCGGCGCTGGGCATTCGCTTCGTCGGCAGCGTCGTCGCCGCCCTGCTCATCGGCCAACTGGGCGGCATAGATGAAATCGCCGCCGCCACCCAGGAGCAGTTGCAAGCGATAGAGGGGATTGGGCCGGGCACGGCCGTCTCCGTCACCACCTGGTTCGCCAACGACAAAAACCGCGCCGTCCTGGAAAAACTACGCGCCGCCGGGCTGCGCTTTGCCCTGGAGCGAACGGCCGTCGCCGCAGCCACGCCGCAGCCCCTCGCCAACCTCACCTTTGTCATCACCGGAACCCTGCCCAGCCTCAGCCGCGGCGCAGCCAAAGCGCTCATCGAGCAGCACGGCGGCAAAGTCACCGGCAGCGTCAGCAAAAACACCAGTTACCTGCTCGCCGGCGAAAACGCCGGCAGCAAACTCGCCAAAGCACAGCAGCTAGGCATCCCCATCCTCGACGAACCCACCCTCCGTAAAATGCTGGTCGGTGCGCAGCCCGTGTTATAATTCAATCTACTTGGAGGATAGACACACATGTTGACTCTGGAAATTCATGACAAGGCATTGGCCAGCCAGATAAGTAAACTGTTGGATCAGGATTTCGAGAATAATCCTGATAAGATGCTCGACGAACTGATTCGCCACTACGTTCGTCAGCAAGAAAGGCTGCAATACAGTGGCATTCTCGCCTGGGAAAGCGATGGCCTTGCCTACCAAAAGGTAATTCGCCATGAGTGGCAGTAGCCTGTTACTAGACACCAACGCCTTCATTTACTTTTTTGAAGGCCGCCGATCAGTAACCCAATTGGTTGCTCAAGCGCCAATTGTTTACTATTGTCCAATTTCTGAAATCGAACTTCTCTCTT from Candidatus Leptovillus gracilis encodes:
- the ligA gene encoding NAD-dependent DNA ligase LigA, with the protein product MPEPQITHLRQQINYHLHRYHVLDAPVISDAEYDELYRQLVELEAAHPDLITPDSPTQRAGAPPQSAFAKVVHPAPILSLANAFNMADFYAWRARIGRLLPDPDVPLDFTVEPKLDGLSVVLTYQDGRFTQGATRGDGQIGEDITPNLRTLRALPPHIPVAPLPTPNSQLPTYLVVRGEAFFPLDKFDSFNADRLAAGEAAYMNPRNAAAGSLRQLDSAITAQRPLTLYVYDFVAWQGGRVPDTQWERLQLLRAWGFPVSPDSQYCPDLAAVAAAYERWATYRNTINYEVDGIVAKINNRPLADSLGFVGKDPRGAIALKFPAQEKTTRLLDVVVSVGRTGILAPAAVLEPVEIGGVIVRNATLHNYDEIARKDIRIGDYVLVKRAGEVIPYIVGPVIDRRDGTERIVMKPSHCPACGEPAIQPPGEVAIYCDNPACPEQLVRRVEYFVSRDAMDIESFGGQTAVLLTEKRLIHDIADIYYLNKETLLDLEGFKDKKVDNLLAGVEASKSRPPERLLAALGIRFVGSVVAALLIGQLGGIDEIAAATQEQLQAIEGIGPGTAVSVTTWFANDKNRAVLEKLRAAGLRFALERTAVAAATPQPLANLTFVITGTLPSLSRGAAKALIEQHGGKVTGSVSKNTSYLLAGENAGSKLAKAQQLGIPILDEPTLRKMLVGAQPVL